One genomic window of Luteitalea pratensis includes the following:
- a CDS encoding TonB-dependent receptor, protein MTFPLVARFAIVCALLLVPLSVPTSAQETSGTILGELVDQTGAVLPQVKVVITSVDTGRIREVATNHVGQYSASVPVGNYEISFLLPNFQPFTARGISLHVNDRLQVNGKLVVGAVDALTVTAERLVQPTATVRHLVPLAAIQELPLLTRTLVQLVTLVPGVSSDLREDACFCDQGNLDISINGARRSAVNWLLDGASNVNGWNNYTLVTTPSLEAIQEVNVITSSYGAEWARNGGGVVNAVTKSGSNRFSGSAYEFLRNDALNANSFFRNMSPQEQINSSPPRLRYNNFGYTIGGPVLPDRKKLFFFFSEEWRRSHRDKESSGPFPVPDPTWLTDPSSVNYVAPELRDANAVRLLALWPAPNVPGTNQYRTTITNQLLTRQEFVRADYNMTATWSLTGRYLRDQVDSYGEYLVVPDLSPGHRSSLGQLAVVETRRAGGRLLHELSYQLSVHRQGRDDRMLTRDEAGVLIPEIFPENVAGLIPSVFVGGLTPLDGLQPFPREYLNHTFSSALTLERGTHVLKAGGLAAFEHVNSNLFADRTQGSFNFQGSDGSTAFQNFLQGNAAGTCGESCTYAETDIDVVNRFRSGRYELFAQDTWRILRNVTLDLGLRYAFYPPLTDADDKLFAFSPDAYDPTQAPTFADPDGFFVLSGTGNLFNGIRIAGKDSPHGRALYAADTNNLQPRIGAAWDPRGAGRLIVRAGYGMYFDHTQAGMVAQNVQESFYDPFRTDLVVGNPPLSDPAAGMVITPFAVLTPVALSTTDRFVAPRWQQWNVGMQRRLYSRGMIDVGYLGSRGDHLLRSVDINQPQPDDVLARDGQAHLVRPFQGYHAIVMRETTAMSRYHALATSFRHEAGRAGSALVSYTLSRSAADATYDNSEMDDPQNPLDRTSEFGAARTDRTHIFTASYVYELPFGRGDSGGWRTHLFGGWQIAGITRIESGPAARLQIANCNYNGSCFPGALRPNQVGDPAAGEQNGLLWFDPSAFVPSPGGEYGDAPIAPFRLPGRHQWDFAVSKSVSLGGTTRLQLRTDLINAFNQTQFLDVASSCGGTTTCARPGSRFGQVVSARPAREIQVGVRLYW, encoded by the coding sequence ATGACGTTTCCCCTGGTTGCTCGATTCGCGATCGTTTGTGCGCTGCTGCTGGTGCCGTTGTCCGTGCCGACATCCGCGCAGGAGACGAGCGGCACGATCCTGGGTGAGCTCGTGGACCAGACCGGAGCGGTGCTACCTCAGGTCAAGGTCGTCATCACGAGTGTCGACACCGGCCGCATCCGCGAAGTCGCCACCAACCACGTTGGCCAGTACAGCGCCAGCGTTCCGGTCGGCAACTACGAGATCAGCTTTCTGCTGCCGAACTTTCAACCGTTCACGGCACGCGGGATCTCCCTCCACGTCAACGATCGCCTGCAGGTGAATGGCAAGCTGGTCGTCGGCGCGGTGGACGCTCTGACGGTGACCGCGGAGCGCCTCGTGCAACCGACCGCCACGGTCCGACATCTGGTCCCTCTGGCCGCCATCCAGGAGTTGCCGCTGCTGACCCGCACGCTCGTCCAGCTCGTCACGCTCGTGCCGGGCGTCTCGAGCGACCTCCGGGAGGACGCCTGCTTCTGCGACCAGGGGAACCTGGACATCTCGATCAACGGGGCTCGCCGCAGCGCCGTCAACTGGCTGCTCGATGGCGCCTCGAACGTCAACGGGTGGAACAATTACACCCTGGTGACAACGCCCTCACTCGAAGCGATCCAGGAGGTGAACGTCATCACCAGCAGCTACGGGGCTGAATGGGCACGCAATGGTGGCGGCGTGGTCAATGCGGTGACCAAGTCCGGCAGCAACCGGTTCTCCGGCAGTGCGTACGAGTTCCTGCGCAACGACGCGCTGAACGCCAATTCGTTCTTCCGCAACATGAGTCCGCAAGAACAGATCAACAGTTCCCCGCCGCGACTCCGCTACAACAACTTCGGGTACACGATTGGGGGTCCGGTACTCCCGGATCGCAAGAAGCTGTTCTTCTTCTTCTCGGAGGAGTGGCGGCGGAGCCATCGGGACAAAGAATCCAGTGGGCCTTTTCCGGTTCCCGACCCAACGTGGCTCACCGATCCGAGCAGCGTCAACTACGTGGCGCCCGAGTTGCGGGACGCCAATGCGGTGAGGCTTCTGGCGCTCTGGCCTGCGCCGAATGTCCCCGGCACGAATCAGTATCGGACGACGATCACGAATCAGCTCCTCACCCGGCAGGAGTTCGTGCGCGCCGACTACAACATGACGGCGACGTGGTCGTTGACCGGCCGCTATCTGCGTGACCAGGTGGACTCGTACGGCGAGTATCTTGTGGTGCCGGATCTATCGCCGGGACATCGCTCCTCACTCGGCCAGCTCGCAGTGGTAGAGACGCGCAGAGCGGGCGGGCGACTGTTGCACGAGTTGTCCTACCAGCTGTCGGTGCATCGGCAAGGCCGCGACGACCGTATGCTCACGCGAGATGAGGCCGGCGTGCTGATTCCAGAGATCTTTCCCGAAAACGTGGCAGGCCTCATTCCATCCGTCTTTGTGGGTGGTCTAACCCCGCTCGACGGGCTGCAGCCGTTTCCGCGCGAATATCTCAATCACACCTTCAGTTCCGCTCTCACGCTCGAGCGCGGTACGCACGTGCTGAAGGCTGGTGGACTCGCGGCGTTCGAGCACGTGAACTCGAATCTCTTTGCAGATAGGACACAAGGGTCCTTCAACTTTCAGGGGAGCGACGGCTCGACCGCATTTCAGAACTTTCTTCAGGGCAACGCGGCCGGTACATGCGGAGAATCCTGCACCTATGCCGAAACAGACATCGACGTCGTCAACAGGTTCCGCTCTGGCCGGTACGAGCTCTTTGCCCAGGATACGTGGCGAATCCTTCGCAACGTCACGCTCGATCTGGGACTCCGCTACGCGTTCTACCCGCCCCTGACCGATGCCGACGACAAGCTCTTTGCCTTTTCGCCGGACGCATACGACCCCACTCAGGCGCCCACGTTTGCCGACCCGGATGGTTTCTTCGTGCTATCCGGGACGGGCAACCTCTTCAACGGCATTCGCATCGCCGGCAAGGACTCACCGCATGGGCGTGCCCTCTATGCCGCGGACACGAACAACTTGCAGCCACGCATCGGGGCGGCATGGGATCCGCGCGGCGCCGGGCGTCTGATTGTCCGCGCCGGGTACGGGATGTACTTCGATCACACGCAGGCGGGCATGGTCGCCCAGAACGTGCAGGAGTCCTTTTACGACCCATTTCGCACCGACCTCGTCGTCGGCAATCCGCCGCTGTCAGATCCTGCCGCCGGCATGGTGATCACTCCGTTTGCGGTGTTGACTCCCGTGGCCCTGTCCACCACCGACCGGTTCGTGGCGCCTCGATGGCAACAATGGAACGTCGGGATGCAGCGACGGCTCTACTCCCGCGGGATGATCGATGTCGGCTACCTCGGCTCTCGCGGCGATCATCTGCTGAGGTCTGTGGACATCAACCAACCCCAGCCGGACGACGTTCTGGCACGGGACGGGCAAGCGCACTTGGTGCGGCCCTTTCAGGGCTACCACGCGATCGTCATGCGCGAAACGACCGCTATGAGCCGGTATCACGCGCTCGCGACGAGCTTTCGTCATGAGGCCGGTCGCGCCGGTTCGGCACTGGTGAGCTACACCCTCAGTCGGAGTGCAGCCGACGCCACCTACGACAACTCGGAAATGGACGATCCCCAGAACCCGCTCGACAGGACCAGCGAGTTTGGCGCGGCGCGTACGGACCGCACGCACATCTTCACCGCGTCTTACGTCTACGAACTCCCATTCGGGCGCGGCGATTCAGGGGGCTGGAGGACGCACCTGTTCGGAGGGTGGCAGATCGCGGGGATTACCCGGATCGAATCAGGCCCCGCTGCTCGACTTCAGATCGCCAACTGCAACTACAACGGGTCGTGCTTTCCAGGCGCGCTGCGGCCCAATCAGGTGGGCGATCCGGCGGCTGGCGAGCAGAACGGCCTGCTCTGGTTCGACCCGTCGGCGTTCGTGCCATCGCCCGGCGGCGAGTATGGCGACGCCCCTATCGCGCCGTTCCGTCTGCCCGGCCGCCATCAGTGGGACTTCGCCGTGTCGAAGAGCGTGAGTCTGGGCGGCACGACACGTTTGCAGCTTCGAACCGACCTGATCAACGCGTTCAACCAGACGCAGTTTCTCGATGTCGCGTCGAGCTGTGGAGGCACGACCACATGCGCCCGGCCGGGATCCAGATTCGGCCAGGTCGTGAGCGCGCGGCCGGCGCGTGAGATTCAAGTCGGCGTCAGGTTGTATTGGTGA